In a single window of the Penaeus monodon isolate SGIC_2016 chromosome 3, NSTDA_Pmon_1, whole genome shotgun sequence genome:
- the LOC119597639 gene encoding uncharacterized protein LOC119597639 — protein MVRRRVEQVAHVVRSCPHSGAALPCDSDVYITLCNKCSSANSVKQVIVVTCQSGTCVQMLRAGGCDSRPEVAGVTTAMWLRCHRSSAPRGRGLFILRSTSPVAKEPKVDTRRLKVPLPQTPLCSQ, from the exons ATGGTCAGACGAAGAGTTGAGCAGGTGGCGCATGTGGTGCGAAGTTGCCCGCACAGTGGCGCCGCCCTGCCTTGTGATAGTGATGTGTACATAACCCTGTGTAACAAGTGCTCAAGTGCAAATAGTGTAAAACAAGTGATAGTGGTGACTTGCCAGTCAGGAACATGTGTACAG ATGTTGCGTGCGGGAGGCTGTGACTCGCGTCCAGAGGTGGCCGGGGTGACGACGGCGATGTGGTTGCGTTGCCACCGCTCCTCCGCACCCCGTGGCAGAGGCCTCTTCATCCTCAGGAGCACTTCGCCCGTTGCAAAG GAACCCAAAGTGGATACAAGGCGACTGAAAGTTCCCCTCCCACAGACGCCCCTCTGCTCACAGTAA